One Oncorhynchus clarkii lewisi isolate Uvic-CL-2024 chromosome 32, UVic_Ocla_1.0, whole genome shotgun sequence DNA window includes the following coding sequences:
- the LOC139392332 gene encoding protein rapunzel-like, translated as MAESRLGFSDWGTLGKWSLGNTDSLYKEKDNNSLTSESQTLTAMAEAGQIRKTAAKVLGCVEKVSSFASSIDPLFGIVSSLVGVVRTGLVGEEAHALDKDFQVVHGKLQSISAKNHQCLRQIRVDEVNETFGKYEEYIKHQYSAFSSMVTMVRKDPEGARRHMANFERAYERDKSDLSLDVYYRGVMGTGSVFGRSLLKVYLEHCDGDRRVMEHRCSHLGHLFHIGLIALMAYTAVTEDDEEEVREKWAKRVEDIQAKMQEILSQCKEEERSPP; from the exons ATGGCAGAAAGTAGGCTGGGCTTCTCAGACTGGGGGACTCTTGGAAAATGGTCGCTTGGAAATACTGACAGCTTGTATAAAGAGAAGGATAACAACAGCTTGACCTCAG AGTCACAGACGCTAACAGCAATGGCTGAGGCCGGGCAAATCAGAAAGACAGCGGCCAAGGTGTTGGGTTGTGTGGAGAAGGTCTCCTCCTTCGCCTCGTCCATTGACCCCCTCTTCGGCATCGTCTCCTCCCTTGTGGGGGTGGTGCGCACAGGCCTGGTGGGCGAGGAGGCGCACGCCCTGGACAAGGACTTCCAGGTGGTACACGGAAAGTTGCAGAGCATCTCGGCGAAAAACCATCAGTGCCTGCGGCAGATCCGTGTAGACGAGGTCAATGAGACGTTCGGCAAGTATGAAGAGTACATCAAGCACCAGTATTCTGCCTTCAGCTCCATGGTGACGATGGTGAGGAAGGACCCAGAGGGAGCGCGGCGCCACATGGCCAACTTCGAGCGGGCCTACGAGAGGGACAAGAGTGACCTGAGCCTGGACGTGTACTACCGAGGCGTCATGGGCACCGGGTCGGTGTTTGGAAGGTCCCTGCTGAAGGTGTACCTGGAGCACTGCGACGGAGACCGCAGGGTTATGGAGCACCGGTGCTCTCACCTGGGCCACCTGTTCCACATCGGCCTGATCGCTCTCATGGCCTACACAGCGGTGACGGAGGACGACGAGGAAGAAGTGCGGGAGAAGTGGGCCAAGCGTGTGGAGGACATCCAAGCCAAGATGCAGGAGATTTTGAGCCAGtgcaaagaggaggagaggagtccgCCCTAA